One Chryseobacterium sp. StRB126 genomic region harbors:
- a CDS encoding adenosine kinase, producing MAKSFCRLQVTIIMRKYLTYIVMLGFPLLGAQTKVAEKATYQENWTALEKENAAMAFDADVKLSDAEIALDKKLFQIRKQFLTETEKQHIPLSNRSFNEIKPLIETDKLFKVIQTMPKGGLLHTHSGGLASATWLIATARKYKECYVYDQKDNDKFIFGQLGFFENGKVPNGFVNLNQKLISDPGFEKELHELLLLKRDNLCSYTDYWIEFEKRFQRINLLLPYRPFFKEYYLKGFQDLAKDKVQHVEIRYVFDELYDFQHGKYSLETSITDLQDIVKQMRQSDPQFSLKLIYSSFKFLDSEKIEKQLEIAFKLKMQFPDMISGFDLVADEAAGNSINSFQKNWAKLDEITKKSGVEMPLFLHAGESNSVFNKNVLDITLLNNQRIGHGLNLIYFPKSMELIKKQNKLVEVSPISNQILGYVSDLRNHPARVLLSNGVQCSINSDDPAVYGYEGLSYDFWAAYVYWELDVKALKKLVFNSINYSSLHKNEKKQSIEYLNTQWNNFVQKANQELN from the coding sequence ATGGCAAAGTCTTTTTGCCGGTTGCAGGTTACTATTATTATGAGAAAATACCTTACCTATATTGTAATGTTGGGATTTCCTCTGTTGGGAGCCCAAACTAAAGTGGCAGAAAAAGCCACTTATCAGGAAAACTGGACCGCGCTGGAGAAAGAAAATGCGGCAATGGCCTTTGATGCAGATGTAAAATTATCTGATGCTGAGATCGCCTTGGATAAAAAATTATTCCAGATCAGGAAGCAGTTCCTTACCGAAACAGAAAAACAGCATATACCATTATCTAACCGTTCTTTTAATGAAATAAAACCATTGATAGAAACCGATAAGTTGTTTAAAGTCATTCAGACAATGCCTAAAGGAGGTTTGCTGCACACGCACAGTGGTGGTTTGGCCAGTGCTACATGGCTGATTGCAACAGCTAGAAAATATAAAGAATGCTATGTATATGATCAAAAAGACAATGATAAATTTATTTTCGGCCAGTTAGGTTTCTTTGAGAATGGAAAAGTTCCCAATGGATTTGTCAACCTCAATCAAAAGTTGATTTCAGATCCCGGATTTGAAAAAGAACTGCATGAACTTCTCCTTTTAAAACGGGATAATCTGTGTTCCTACACCGATTATTGGATTGAGTTTGAGAAACGTTTCCAACGCATTAATCTGCTGTTGCCTTACCGTCCTTTTTTTAAAGAATATTATCTAAAAGGCTTTCAGGACTTGGCTAAAGATAAAGTACAGCACGTTGAAATCAGATATGTATTTGATGAATTGTATGATTTCCAGCATGGGAAATATTCATTGGAAACTTCCATTACAGATTTACAGGATATTGTGAAGCAAATGCGTCAATCAGACCCTCAGTTCAGCCTGAAGCTGATATATTCAAGCTTTAAATTTCTGGATTCAGAAAAGATTGAAAAACAACTTGAAATTGCCTTTAAATTAAAGATGCAATTTCCGGATATGATTTCCGGCTTTGATCTTGTTGCTGATGAAGCAGCAGGAAACAGCATTAATTCTTTTCAGAAAAACTGGGCGAAACTCGATGAGATTACTAAAAAATCAGGAGTAGAAATGCCTTTGTTCCTTCATGCAGGAGAAAGCAATTCCGTTTTCAATAAAAATGTACTGGATATTACCTTACTGAACAACCAAAGAATTGGCCATGGTCTTAACCTGATTTACTTCCCAAAATCAATGGAACTGATTAAAAAACAGAATAAATTGGTGGAAGTAAGCCCTATCAGTAACCAGATTTTGGGGTATGTGAGTGACTTGAGAAATCATCCTGCAAGAGTGCTGTTAAGCAATGGAGTACAATGTTCCATTAATAGTGATGATCCTGCTGTATATGGTTATGAAGGATTAAGCTATGATTTTTGGGCAGCCTATGTATATTGGGAATTGGATGTAAAAGCTTTGAAAAAACTGGTTTT
- a CDS encoding sensor histidine kinase, whose product MKIGAPTYSRQNIYFQLFFWIALFLFGIARTYDDYNDGIFKQLVMYNFCHWIFQILAANFIYYVLILHFFDRKRYVEFTLYLILSLYFISVANRIFIVDIAEPFFTNEPKDSLLSIFTDIRYLLFHYIFTVISGAFIFISIMFFMRYKDEKENTIQLEKEKAELELKSLKSQLNPHFLFNTLNNIYSLSISNSDKTSQSISQLSDILDYILYKGQKKWVSVTDELSIIDDYIALESLRYANERLKITKKTTLNSANFIPPLLYLTLVENAFKHGAGKSSEQTEIKIELETNAQHSVFRIQNTYNDISDHNEKGIGLQNIKRQLEHYYQNHFTFHISRENNIFNVDIITPSQYD is encoded by the coding sequence ATGAAAATTGGAGCCCCCACCTATAGTCGACAAAACATATACTTCCAGCTGTTTTTCTGGATCGCCTTGTTTTTGTTTGGAATTGCAAGAACTTATGACGATTACAATGACGGGATCTTTAAACAATTGGTGATGTATAACTTTTGCCATTGGATTTTTCAGATTCTGGCTGCCAATTTTATCTATTATGTCCTAATCTTGCATTTTTTTGACCGGAAAAGATATGTTGAATTCACCTTATATCTTATTCTAAGCTTATACTTTATTTCGGTAGCTAATAGAATTTTTATTGTTGACATTGCTGAACCTTTTTTCACTAATGAACCCAAAGACAGCCTTCTCAGCATCTTTACCGATATCAGGTATCTTTTGTTCCACTATATATTTACTGTCATCAGTGGAGCTTTTATCTTTATTTCAATCATGTTTTTTATGCGGTATAAAGATGAAAAAGAAAACACTATTCAACTGGAAAAGGAGAAGGCTGAACTGGAATTGAAATCCTTAAAATCCCAACTTAATCCTCATTTTCTGTTTAACACCTTGAATAATATCTATTCTCTTTCCATCAGTAATTCAGATAAAACATCCCAATCCATCAGCCAGCTCTCAGATATTCTGGACTACATCCTATACAAAGGACAGAAAAAATGGGTATCTGTTACCGATGAATTGAGTATTATTGATGATTATATTGCCCTGGAGAGCCTGCGTTATGCTAATGAAAGATTAAAAATAACCAAGAAAACAACATTAAATTCTGCCAATTTCATTCCCCCACTACTGTATCTTACTTTAGTAGAAAATGCCTTTAAGCATGGAGCTGGAAAAAGCTCTGAACAAACGGAAATAAAAATAGAACTGGAAACCAATGCTCAACATTCTGTCTTCAGAATTCAAAATACTTATAACGATATTTCAGATCATAATGAAAAAGGAATCGGGCTTCAGAATATTAAACGGCAGCTTGAGCATTATTATCAGAACCATTTTACCTTCCATATCTCCAGAGAAAACAATATTTTTAACGTTGATATAATCACTCCTTCACAATATGATTAA
- a CDS encoding LytR/AlgR family response regulator transcription factor translates to MINCIIVDDEPLAATLLENHISKIDHLKLAGKAENAFEAYKLLQHQTVELMFLDIQMPHLNGIDFLKSLSQKPKTIFTTAYREFAIEGFELEAVDYLLKPITFERFFKSVERILRNIDDSKDDFIILKTEGMHRKLSLTDIIYIESQGNDIKITLSTNENFISKSKITDLELLLASKGFIRIHRSFIINTVFVTAFNNNEIHLRAHKIPVGRSYKQEFDHFISTFSKNRLL, encoded by the coding sequence ATGATTAACTGTATCATTGTAGATGACGAGCCTTTAGCTGCAACCTTACTGGAAAATCATATTTCCAAAATCGATCATTTAAAGCTGGCAGGTAAAGCAGAAAATGCTTTTGAAGCTTATAAACTCCTTCAACATCAGACTGTAGAGCTGATGTTCCTCGATATTCAGATGCCTCATCTCAACGGAATCGATTTTTTAAAATCCCTTTCTCAGAAACCCAAAACCATTTTTACAACCGCCTACCGGGAATTTGCCATTGAAGGTTTTGAACTGGAAGCTGTAGATTATCTTTTGAAACCCATCACTTTTGAACGTTTTTTCAAATCTGTAGAAAGGATATTGAGAAATATTGATGATTCAAAAGATGATTTTATCATTCTTAAAACAGAGGGAATGCATCGGAAGCTATCTCTAACAGACATCATCTATATTGAAAGTCAGGGAAATGATATCAAAATAACTTTATCTACCAACGAAAACTTTATTTCAAAAAGTAAAATTACAGATCTGGAATTGCTTTTAGCCTCAAAAGGTTTTATAAGAATTCATAGGTCGTTTATCATCAATACTGTATTCGTTACAGCTTTCAACAATAATGAAATTCACCTCAGAGCCCATAAGATTCCTGTGGGGAGAAGCTACAAACAGGAATTTGATCATTTTATATCCACGTTCTCAAAAAACAGGCTTTTATAA
- the bla gene encoding class A beta-lactamase: MRKEIIFTLFILFLSLPLFSQTKIYPDLTKTLQSIISNKKSDIGISIIGPYKNKITQINGNKLYPMLSTVKFPIALTVLHKIEKGELSLEQKLFIKKEELLEDTWSPFKKEYPEGNIEISLEEAMKWMVSYSDNNLTDILLRLIGGPEAVQKFINNKGVIIQNNEEDMHKDWKSQFVNKITPNEAIKLLEAFYTQKILNKEHTKWLYTAMLNNATGTKRLKGKLPKEVKVAHRTGTSFTNKAGMTGAVNDYGIIELSDKKRIYIAVFVHDTYETFENSEAIIADIAKATYDYYNKK; this comes from the coding sequence ATGAGGAAAGAAATTATTTTCACACTATTCATTCTTTTTTTAAGTTTACCGCTTTTCTCACAAACGAAAATATATCCGGACTTAACAAAAACACTTCAATCTATTATTTCAAATAAGAAATCGGACATAGGAATTTCAATTATAGGACCTTATAAAAATAAAATCACTCAAATTAACGGTAACAAGCTTTATCCCATGCTCAGCACAGTAAAGTTTCCTATCGCTTTAACGGTTTTGCATAAGATAGAAAAAGGAGAGCTTTCTTTAGAGCAAAAACTATTCATCAAAAAAGAGGAACTTTTAGAAGATACGTGGAGTCCCTTCAAAAAAGAATATCCTGAAGGTAATATTGAGATCAGTCTGGAGGAAGCAATGAAATGGATGGTTTCTTACAGTGATAATAACCTGACGGATATTCTGCTGAGACTGATCGGCGGCCCTGAAGCTGTTCAAAAGTTCATCAACAATAAAGGTGTTATCATTCAAAATAATGAAGAGGACATGCATAAAGACTGGAAATCCCAGTTTGTGAATAAAATAACTCCCAATGAAGCTATCAAATTGCTTGAAGCATTCTACACCCAGAAAATACTGAATAAAGAACATACAAAATGGCTCTATACAGCCATGCTGAATAATGCTACCGGAACCAAAAGACTTAAAGGCAAGCTCCCTAAAGAGGTGAAAGTTGCTCATCGTACCGGAACCTCATTCACCAATAAAGCAGGAATGACAGGAGCTGTTAACGATTATGGAATTATTGAACTTTCAGATAAAAAAAGAATATACATTGCTGTTTTTGTACATGACACCTATGAAACATTTGAAAACTCAGAAGCCATCATCGCAGATATTGCCAAAGCAACTTATGATTACTATAACAAGAAATAA
- a CDS encoding SusC/RagA family TonB-linked outer membrane protein, with product MRKKQCKLGVLAVLLFAEYGFAQRKDSLSQETAIKEVVVVAFGKQKKEEITGSVQSLKAKDLGNLQNGNVLQGIGGKVAGVQVISNGQPGSQPTIRMRGIGSINASSDPLIVLDGIPYSGDLNSISSADIESISFLEDASSNALYGSRGANGVIIVNTKRGKNKKLSVDLDIKTGVNFRSIEDYSVYTSPQDYYTAYYNRGRIGEIARQKQPGAVPSTTTPHAAGLSALNGLGYNVYNVPFSQLIAPDGSFNTNAKLLYQDNWKKLLFRPALRREATVGINASGDQVKSYTSLNYLDDKGYLISSGFERFGIRSNVDYSITPKLRLTTALSYTYSKQNFGETGGFSNPFQFARNIAPFYPVFLRNDNYQQLYDNHGNALYDYGDGQGPNGATRSYAVFENPVGNLQQDKSQRVSNISNINLGLNYEIIKGLDFTYSFGAYLENLRNLQFGNTLGGTSSSVGGTITQESIFNYTLNHQQLLTYQKKLDKHNFNILVGHELNKTKNEGFSGTKQQLLLPESWSFDNAVKITDLSGNGYEYAVEGYFSRLLYNYDGKYFFNANVRRDGSSVFAPESRWGTFYGLGAAWNVAKEDFLKDNKVINALKLKVSYGQQGNDNILLNSTTRDYYAYQDIYGINDFGDGKPVLTLKKQGNRDLKWETSKNLNAGFELSLLNNRINLNADYFERKVSDMIYTLPLAISNSGSYVKYGNIGDMYNKGIQANISVDILRTEDLQWNFYANATHYKNKITKLPEQQRATGLVSGLFVLAEGGDRYTYYLKEFAGVNPENGDALWYKNTINPTTHQVEKTVTNNYKEASDYNTGKSAIPKVYGGFGTDITYKRVNLSVNFSYQFGGYGYDDIYRSLFHSDTYGSNYTTDLDKTWTPENPTAALPRVDLTSTNQNGHSTLYLVKSDYISLQDVTLSYQLSDDFAKQIGLSTLKIYATGNNLYLWSKRKGYDPRASLTGVSDAYKYSLLSSVSLGFKLTF from the coding sequence ATGAGAAAAAAACAATGCAAACTTGGTGTATTGGCCGTGCTTTTATTCGCAGAATATGGCTTTGCACAGAGAAAAGACAGTCTTTCGCAGGAGACTGCCATCAAAGAAGTGGTGGTGGTAGCCTTCGGAAAGCAAAAAAAGGAAGAAATTACAGGTTCTGTACAGTCGCTAAAGGCTAAAGATCTGGGTAATCTTCAAAACGGAAATGTTCTTCAGGGAATTGGTGGTAAAGTGGCAGGGGTGCAGGTGATCTCCAACGGACAACCTGGTTCCCAACCTACGATAAGAATGAGAGGAATTGGGTCTATTAATGCATCCAGTGATCCTTTAATTGTATTGGACGGAATTCCTTACAGTGGTGACCTGAACAGTATTTCTTCAGCAGATATTGAGAGTATTTCTTTTCTGGAAGATGCTTCTTCCAACGCTTTATATGGTTCCCGAGGGGCCAATGGAGTTATTATTGTGAACACCAAAAGAGGTAAAAACAAAAAACTGAGTGTTGATCTTGATATAAAAACCGGAGTTAACTTCAGATCTATTGAGGATTATTCAGTGTATACTTCGCCACAGGATTATTATACCGCTTACTATAACAGAGGCCGAATTGGGGAAATTGCAAGACAGAAGCAGCCGGGAGCTGTTCCTTCCACTACCACTCCACATGCTGCAGGACTGTCTGCACTGAATGGACTTGGATACAATGTTTATAATGTCCCTTTTAGTCAGCTGATCGCTCCGGACGGATCTTTTAATACTAATGCCAAGCTGCTTTATCAGGATAACTGGAAAAAACTGCTTTTCAGACCTGCTTTAAGAAGAGAGGCTACGGTAGGAATTAATGCCAGTGGCGATCAGGTGAAATCTTATACGTCTTTAAATTATCTGGATGATAAGGGATATCTTATTTCTTCCGGTTTTGAAAGATTCGGGATCAGATCCAACGTAGACTACTCTATCACGCCAAAGTTAAGATTAACCACTGCGCTGTCTTATACTTACAGCAAGCAGAATTTCGGAGAAACGGGTGGGTTTTCCAATCCATTTCAGTTTGCCAGAAATATAGCGCCTTTTTATCCTGTTTTCCTTAGAAATGATAATTACCAACAGCTTTATGACAACCACGGAAATGCTTTATATGATTATGGAGACGGACAAGGTCCCAACGGTGCTACAAGATCCTATGCTGTTTTTGAAAATCCGGTAGGAAACCTTCAGCAGGATAAATCTCAGAGAGTCAGCAATATCAGCAACATCAATCTGGGGTTAAATTATGAGATTATTAAAGGATTGGATTTCACATACAGTTTTGGAGCTTATCTTGAAAATTTAAGAAATCTTCAGTTCGGAAATACGCTGGGTGGAACATCTTCATCTGTGGGCGGAACGATTACTCAGGAATCCATATTTAATTACACTCTGAATCATCAGCAATTGCTTACATATCAGAAGAAATTGGATAAGCATAACTTCAATATCCTTGTTGGTCATGAATTGAATAAAACAAAGAATGAAGGGTTTTCCGGAACGAAACAACAGCTTTTACTACCCGAGTCATGGTCTTTTGATAATGCTGTAAAAATCACAGACCTTTCAGGAAACGGATATGAATATGCGGTAGAAGGTTATTTCTCAAGACTATTATATAACTATGACGGTAAATATTTCTTTAATGCGAATGTACGTAGAGACGGCTCTTCAGTCTTCGCTCCGGAAAGCAGATGGGGTACATTTTATGGATTAGGAGCAGCATGGAATGTTGCCAAAGAAGATTTCCTTAAAGACAACAAAGTAATTAATGCATTGAAGCTGAAAGTCTCTTATGGACAACAGGGAAATGACAACATACTTCTGAACAGCACGACCAGAGATTACTATGCTTATCAGGACATCTATGGAATTAATGATTTTGGAGATGGTAAACCTGTACTTACTTTAAAGAAACAAGGAAACAGAGACCTGAAGTGGGAAACTTCCAAAAACCTGAATGCCGGTTTTGAACTTTCTCTACTTAACAACAGGATAAATTTAAATGCTGATTATTTTGAGAGAAAAGTTTCGGATATGATCTATACGCTTCCATTAGCTATATCCAATTCTGGTTCGTATGTGAAGTATGGAAATATTGGAGACATGTACAATAAAGGGATTCAGGCCAATATTAGTGTAGATATTCTTCGAACAGAAGATCTTCAGTGGAATTTCTATGCTAACGCGACTCATTACAAAAACAAGATTACCAAGTTGCCAGAGCAGCAAAGAGCTACAGGTTTGGTTTCAGGATTGTTTGTTCTTGCTGAAGGCGGAGACCGATATACTTATTACCTAAAAGAGTTTGCCGGAGTAAATCCTGAGAATGGAGATGCATTATGGTATAAAAATACAATAAACCCAACCACGCATCAGGTAGAAAAAACGGTTACCAATAATTATAAGGAAGCGAGTGACTATAATACCGGGAAATCTGCAATTCCGAAGGTGTATGGTGGATTTGGAACGGATATAACCTATAAAAGAGTAAACCTATCAGTTAATTTTTCCTATCAGTTTGGAGGATACGGATATGATGATATTTACAGATCCCTATTCCACTCTGATACCTACGGTTCTAACTACACCACTGATCTTGATAAAACATGGACTCCGGAAAACCCAACAGCAGCATTACCGCGTGTAGACCTTACTTCTACCAACCAGAATGGGCATTCTACATTATACTTGGTTAAGTCTGACTATATCAGCCTTCAGGACGTAACATTATCATATCAGCTATCTGACGATTTTGCTAAGCAGATTGGTTTATCAACATTAAAAATCTATGCTACAGGAAACAACCTTTATCTATGGTCTAAGAGAAAAGGATATGATCCGAGAGCTTCATTAACAGGAGTATCTGATGCTTACAAATACTCTTTATTATCCAGTGTTTCACTAGGTTTCAAACTAACATTTTAA
- a CDS encoding serine hydrolase domain-containing protein, whose product MTKTKLSFTLAITIWLSVALKAQKNNFYFKKIDSIIMTSTPLKFNGVVLVSQNGKVKFLKANGYKNFEKKVTLKTDDQFEVMSNSKQITAVLILQAAEQGKLDLQTPIKKYLPSLTQSWSDTVTIHNLLNHTHGIVDIEKPVAFKAGSQFKYGNLSYMLLGEILQNTTGKTFTELANSLFKKLKMGKTFIYNSKNNQALVSGYRSEHNQFEKVESSFLNDGIASAAGVVSTVEDLAKWNQALFKGKLLSPRYQKLILTPSTSSQHNVFGKENMGFGYNIRFIKEAGLDYYAVTGLGDGFTCLNAYFPSTDTSLVILENQMPKNSEHWSFQEAAIKNIVLKNITSK is encoded by the coding sequence ATGACCAAGACAAAACTATCTTTTACACTGGCAATTACCATATGGCTGTCTGTTGCCTTAAAAGCACAGAAAAACAATTTTTATTTTAAAAAAATTGACAGTATCATAATGACTTCTACCCCTCTGAAATTCAATGGAGTTGTTTTGGTCTCACAAAATGGAAAAGTAAAATTCCTAAAAGCTAATGGATATAAGAATTTTGAAAAAAAAGTTACTCTAAAAACCGACGATCAGTTTGAAGTGATGTCGAACTCAAAGCAGATTACTGCTGTGTTGATCTTACAGGCCGCTGAACAGGGGAAACTTGATCTTCAGACTCCGATAAAAAAATATCTTCCTTCACTTACTCAATCCTGGTCGGATACCGTAACCATACACAATCTTTTGAACCATACCCATGGTATTGTAGATATAGAAAAACCTGTTGCTTTTAAAGCCGGATCACAGTTCAAATATGGGAATTTATCCTATATGCTTCTTGGAGAAATTCTTCAAAATACAACCGGTAAAACCTTCACAGAACTCGCCAACTCTCTTTTCAAAAAGCTAAAGATGGGAAAAACGTTTATTTATAACAGTAAAAATAATCAGGCTCTGGTTTCGGGTTATCGAAGTGAGCATAATCAATTCGAAAAAGTGGAAAGCTCATTTTTAAATGATGGTATAGCTTCAGCAGCCGGAGTTGTTTCTACTGTGGAGGATCTTGCAAAGTGGAACCAGGCATTGTTTAAAGGAAAACTTCTTTCTCCTAGGTATCAAAAGTTGATCCTGACACCGTCTACATCTTCCCAACATAATGTTTTTGGCAAGGAAAATATGGGATTCGGGTATAATATAAGATTCATCAAGGAAGCTGGGCTTGATTATTATGCAGTAACAGGTCTTGGCGATGGCTTTACATGCCTTAATGCATATTTCCCGTCTACAGACACCAGCCTGGTCATTCTTGAAAACCAAATGCCTAAAAACAGTGAACATTGGAGTTTTCAGGAAGCTGCCATCAAAAATATAGTATTGAAAAACATTACTTCCAAATAG
- a CDS encoding acyltransferase family protein, which translates to MITERSERLYGLDHLRTLAIVLVLLFHYRAFKHPEWIDTVGKFGWTGVDLFFVLSGFLISGQLFQEISRKGSISLKTFYIKRFFRIIPTYLFTLFLYFTIPFFREREALPPLWKFVTFTQNYGLDVINQGTFSHAWSLCIEEQFYLVLPLFLLVVMSSKLFKYFAVLIIFFIMSSLIIRLVIWNISVAGIDHNSLELWRSWYMKIYYPTYTRLDGLGIGVLISYCMQYSSGFKSMVHHNGNRIFFVGTLLLSISFWVCNEQASEVASVFGFTLVAISYGFIVLSAVSASSFLSKRKSYITAELAALSYAVYLSHKGIIHIVQTLFERFDLETSDTICLVFCLIGCLIIALLYRVLIEKPFAGIKDKILKLRK; encoded by the coding sequence ATGATAACAGAACGCTCGGAAAGGCTTTACGGATTAGATCATCTGAGAACATTGGCAATTGTACTGGTTTTACTTTTTCATTACAGGGCATTTAAACATCCTGAATGGATTGATACGGTAGGTAAGTTTGGCTGGACTGGAGTTGATCTCTTCTTTGTATTGAGCGGTTTCCTGATCTCAGGACAATTATTTCAAGAAATAAGCCGAAAAGGATCAATAAGTTTAAAGACCTTTTATATCAAGCGTTTTTTCAGAATTATTCCTACTTATCTTTTTACTCTCTTTCTGTACTTTACTATTCCATTTTTCCGGGAGCGGGAAGCGTTACCTCCTTTGTGGAAATTTGTTACATTCACTCAGAATTACGGATTGGATGTGATCAATCAGGGAACATTTTCTCATGCGTGGTCTTTGTGTATTGAAGAGCAGTTTTACCTTGTTCTTCCTTTGTTTCTTTTGGTTGTGATGTCTTCAAAACTATTTAAATACTTTGCTGTTCTCATTATCTTTTTCATAATGTCTTCTCTAATCATAAGACTTGTAATCTGGAATATATCTGTGGCAGGAATAGATCATAATTCTCTGGAATTATGGCGTTCATGGTATATGAAAATATATTATCCAACCTATACAAGATTAGATGGTTTGGGAATAGGAGTTCTTATCAGTTATTGCATGCAATATTCTTCAGGTTTTAAAAGTATGGTTCATCACAACGGAAACAGGATTTTTTTTGTGGGGACACTCTTGCTGAGTATTTCATTTTGGGTTTGTAATGAACAGGCTTCGGAGGTAGCATCTGTATTTGGGTTTACTCTGGTGGCAATAAGTTATGGTTTTATTGTTTTGTCTGCTGTTTCAGCATCATCGTTCCTTTCAAAGAGAAAATCCTATATTACGGCTGAGCTGGCAGCTTTGTCTTATGCTGTTTATCTTTCCCACAAAGGGATTATTCATATTGTTCAGACTCTTTTTGAACGATTTGATCTCGAAACTTCCGATACCATATGTTTGGTATTTTGTTTAATAGGATGTCTTATAATAGCTTTGTTATATAGGGTTTTAATTGAAAAGCCTTTTGCAGGGATTAAAGACAAAATTTTAAAGCTCAGGAAATAA
- a CDS encoding RagB/SusD family nutrient uptake outer membrane protein, with protein MKTIKYFISALAVSLITTGCANDLNTLPEGDISGEQLNEDQSKPEKILGGIYLDLRSNGAGGNVSSHSDFGIMGIKAGADLMSNDVIQAKNQHLGMFYNYEATNPSNIASEIVWTTFYARIFIINKLLSDLKGDESPKNKAIKGQLLALRAYSYFHLIRFYANDYKGHQSDPGLPLVLTTNNPSQGLPRSTVAEVYSQIGQDIEESIVLLESFARPSRAQIDQRTAKAIAAEVFLQTGDYAKTVKYAADGKQGIPLMTENDYTTTGFSNISNPEVIWGFHNTISTMSIGNYYASFFSMFDNTNEGYAGAAQIYKLIDKRLYEAIPDTDYRKKVFNGSQPAKYTFNGKTKNYPAYVSWKFKDPSMFEGDYIYIRASSLYYIEAEALARQGREAEAKQVLFEIASKRDQAYTLSTKAGADLINEIILQKRIELWGEGYAWFDMKRLNTPLERIYTGTNHTFGRFNLTPDKFKFQIPNKEINNNPQIKQND; from the coding sequence ATGAAAACAATAAAATACTTTATATCAGCTTTAGCCGTAAGTCTCATTACGACGGGCTGTGCTAATGATCTCAATACCTTACCGGAGGGAGATATTTCCGGTGAACAACTGAATGAAGATCAGTCAAAACCAGAAAAAATCCTGGGCGGAATTTACCTGGACCTTCGAAGTAATGGTGCCGGAGGAAATGTTTCATCTCACTCTGATTTCGGGATCATGGGAATAAAGGCAGGTGCTGATTTAATGTCCAATGATGTGATACAGGCAAAAAACCAGCATCTGGGAATGTTTTATAATTATGAAGCGACCAATCCCAGTAATATCGCTTCAGAAATTGTATGGACTACTTTTTATGCAAGGATATTCATCATCAATAAACTTCTTAGTGATTTAAAAGGGGATGAAAGTCCCAAAAATAAAGCCATTAAAGGGCAGCTGCTTGCCTTAAGAGCGTATTCATATTTTCATCTGATCCGTTTTTATGCGAATGATTATAAAGGACATCAGTCGGATCCGGGGCTTCCTTTGGTTCTTACAACCAATAACCCGAGCCAGGGGCTTCCAAGATCAACAGTAGCAGAAGTATACTCGCAGATCGGTCAGGATATTGAAGAATCTATAGTTCTTTTGGAGAGCTTTGCCCGTCCATCAAGAGCTCAGATCGATCAAAGAACTGCTAAAGCCATTGCTGCAGAGGTATTTTTACAAACAGGAGACTATGCCAAAACCGTAAAATATGCTGCAGACGGTAAACAGGGAATTCCCCTGATGACGGAAAATGATTATACCACTACAGGGTTTTCCAATATCAGTAATCCTGAAGTGATCTGGGGATTCCATAATACGATTTCTACGATGAGTATCGGAAACTATTATGCTTCTTTCTTCTCCATGTTTGACAATACCAATGAAGGATATGCAGGAGCAGCTCAGATTTATAAACTTATTGACAAGCGTTTGTATGAAGCCATTCCGGATACGGATTATCGTAAAAAAGTGTTCAACGGAAGCCAGCCTGCCAAGTACACCTTTAACGGAAAGACCAAAAACTATCCTGCCTATGTAAGCTGGAAGTTCAAAGATCCAAGCATGTTTGAAGGGGATTATATCTACATCAGAGCTTCTTCCTTATATTATATAGAAGCAGAAGCTTTGGCAAGACAAGGAAGAGAAGCGGAAGCCAAACAGGTGTTATTTGAAATTGCATCCAAAAGAGATCAGGCTTATACCCTATCTACCAAAGCAGGTGCAGATCTGATTAATGAAATCATCCTGCAGAAAAGAATCGAACTTTGGGGTGAAGGCTATGCATGGTTTGATATGAAGAGATTAAATACGCCCTTAGAAAGAATATATACAGGAACTAACCACACCTTTGGAAGATTTAACCTGACACCGGATAAATTTAAATTCCAAATCCCGAATAAAGAGATTAATAATAACCCCCAAATCAAACAGAATGATTAG